One Lentibacillus cibarius DNA window includes the following coding sequences:
- a CDS encoding SGNH/GDSL hydrolase family protein, translated as MNKKQVSIFLIILVLSLTGFLIWLQPDTTISQPAETSVQEDRETDDNNPGETDNDHKTAQTTEERSGEKTKEPTSQFSDLLKETVQRTTKFFTNQQMHVTAIGDSLTQGVGDDVVEGGYVGILDNKINQNQQLVTFDNYGKRGNRSDQLLKRLDKSEIQQSLEKADMILITIGANDIMQVLKQNFTNLKMNDFNQPQQAYESRLKRIFKTIKDLNDDAAIYLIGFYNPFGRYFQDIKELDTIVSNWNNTGKTVTAQFDRTNFIPVADLFNTTDVDLFAEDHFHPNHRGYQLFARRVLNYITDQ; from the coding sequence CCATTAGTCAGCCGGCAGAAACAAGTGTACAAGAGGATCGGGAAACAGACGATAATAATCCGGGCGAAACTGACAATGATCATAAAACAGCACAAACAACGGAGGAAAGATCCGGCGAAAAAACAAAAGAGCCTACCTCACAGTTTTCGGATTTGCTTAAAGAAACAGTACAGCGCACAACAAAATTTTTTACAAATCAACAAATGCATGTAACTGCGATTGGTGACTCATTAACACAAGGAGTCGGTGATGACGTTGTGGAAGGCGGCTATGTCGGTATTTTGGATAATAAAATCAATCAAAACCAGCAACTTGTCACGTTTGATAATTACGGTAAACGAGGCAACCGCTCAGACCAGCTCTTAAAGCGACTCGATAAATCGGAAATCCAACAATCGCTTGAAAAGGCGGACATGATCTTGATTACAATTGGTGCAAACGACATCATGCAAGTGTTAAAGCAAAATTTTACCAATCTAAAAATGAATGATTTCAACCAGCCCCAGCAAGCTTATGAATCCAGGCTTAAGAGAATTTTTAAAACAATAAAGGATCTTAATGATGATGCTGCTATTTACCTAATCGGCTTCTACAATCCATTCGGGCGTTATTTTCAGGATATTAAAGAGCTTGATACGATTGTAAGTAATTGGAACAATACAGGAAAAACAGTCACAGCGCAATTTGATCGCACGAATTTTATCCCAGTAGCGGATTTGTTTAACACAACAGATGTAGATTTATTTGCGGAGGATCATTTTCATCCTAATCACCGGGGCTACCAGTTGTTTGCCAGACGTGTGCTCAATTATATAACCGATCAATAG
- a CDS encoding YpmS family protein — protein sequence MSKHKITKNVWKRLFYSLIGVNVLIFAGIAALLFWPVPETDTPEPAKEEKKPGSEFVVRTTKQNVNELVNAYIDKLLEGNNHDYRITLDDDVKLVGELPVFSSSVPVSIYLEPLVQENGDVILRQKSISIGQLQLPNKKIMEYLKKYLPMPKWVTVDPANEEIYVAVTDMHIRSNFRVSVQQFDLEANNLAFKINVPYESLGIEMAIE from the coding sequence TTGTCAAAGCATAAAATAACAAAAAATGTATGGAAGCGGCTCTTTTACTCGCTAATTGGCGTGAATGTGCTTATCTTCGCGGGCATCGCGGCACTGCTATTTTGGCCTGTCCCTGAAACGGATACACCTGAACCCGCGAAGGAAGAGAAAAAGCCGGGGTCGGAGTTCGTCGTCCGCACAACGAAGCAGAATGTCAACGAGCTTGTCAATGCCTATATTGATAAACTGCTGGAAGGAAACAACCACGATTACCGTATAACATTGGATGATGATGTGAAATTGGTCGGGGAACTTCCTGTTTTTTCTTCATCTGTTCCAGTATCCATTTACCTTGAGCCGCTTGTGCAAGAAAATGGCGATGTTATTTTGAGACAAAAATCCATCTCCATCGGTCAGCTGCAACTCCCGAATAAGAAAATTATGGAATACTTAAAGAAGTATTTGCCGATGCCGAAATGGGTAACGGTGGACCCGGCTAATGAAGAAATCTATGTAGCTGTAACTGATATGCACATTAGAAGTAACTTCCGCGTCAGTGTACAACAATTTGACTTGGAAGCGAACAACCTCGCGTTTAAAATTAACGTTCCTTATGAATCGCTCGGAATTGAAATGGCTATCGAATGA
- a CDS encoding helix-turn-helix transcriptional regulator, translating to MERGNNYRLLQLREILFNETDEWHELGIDGLIEKLRREMTDDAKFDRRTIKRDLATLDDMGFEIVRNTGKFGKTLYSHQSRLFETYQLRLIIDAVLSARFITTNEKQKLIQKVKKMTSESIAKTLPEPILFSQSSNIDYELVKLNIDRVHRAISEGRVLTYQYGKFNVQKEFEYHRDGMIYHVAPYALIWQNDYYYLIGLFLDNDEIRHYRLDRIRNIQVSDEKFKKRDFNLQEYVNQSFHMFAGEEMWIKIRFHNDLVNVVLDRLGLDADIRELDDDHFVLTTKAKLSDGLVNWILTWGDRAKVLSPDHLAERVKEQITNMQQVYEDD from the coding sequence GTGGAGCGTGGTAACAATTACCGCCTGTTGCAACTGCGGGAAATACTTTTTAATGAAACGGACGAATGGCATGAATTGGGTATTGATGGACTGATTGAAAAGCTGCGGCGAGAAATGACTGATGATGCTAAATTTGATAGACGGACGATCAAACGTGACTTGGCAACATTGGACGATATGGGCTTTGAAATTGTTCGGAATACAGGTAAATTCGGTAAGACTCTTTACAGTCATCAATCACGGCTGTTCGAAACATACCAGTTGCGGCTGATCATTGATGCCGTTTTGTCAGCGCGCTTTATCACAACGAACGAAAAGCAAAAGCTTATTCAAAAAGTGAAGAAGATGACGAGCGAGTCGATTGCCAAAACATTGCCGGAGCCGATTTTGTTCAGTCAATCCTCCAATATTGATTACGAACTAGTTAAGCTGAATATCGATCGGGTGCACCGTGCCATTTCGGAGGGGAGGGTGCTGACGTATCAGTACGGAAAATTCAACGTACAAAAGGAGTTCGAATACCACCGAGACGGCATGATCTATCACGTAGCGCCATATGCGCTCATTTGGCAAAATGATTATTACTATTTAATTGGCCTTTTCCTGGACAATGATGAAATCCGCCACTACCGGCTTGATCGAATTCGCAACATTCAAGTGAGTGATGAGAAGTTCAAGAAGCGAGATTTCAACTTGCAGGAATATGTTAATCAGAGTTTTCACATGTTTGCCGGGGAGGAAATGTGGATAAAAATCCGGTTCCATAATGACCTGGTCAATGTGGTGCTGGACCGGCTCGGACTGGACGCAGATATTCGGGAGCTGGATGATGACCACTTTGTTCTGACGACGAAAGCTAAACTGTCTGACGGGCTGGTTAATTGGATATTGACGTGGGGCGACCGTGCCAAAGTGCTTTCGCCGGATCACCTTGCCGAGCGGGTAAAAGAACAGATCACCAACATGCAGCAAGTGTATGAAGACGATTAG